A genomic region of Miscanthus floridulus cultivar M001 chromosome 3, ASM1932011v1, whole genome shotgun sequence contains the following coding sequences:
- the LOC136545186 gene encoding leucine-rich repeat receptor-like serine/threonine-protein kinase At1g17230 — translation MHAAAAAMASLLPAAVLLLALLNLNSAAADAEGAAAALLEFKGALEDVDGRLSTWGAAGAGAGAGVDPCGWAGIACSAAGDVTGVTLHGLNLHGGLSAAVCALPRLAVLNVSKNALRGPIPPGLAACAVLEVLDLSTNALHGGVPPDLCALPALRRLFLSENLLFGDIPPAIGNLTALEELEIYSNNLTGRIPTSVSALQRLRVIRAGLNQLSGPIPVDLTECASLEVLGLAQNNLAGELPRELSRLKNLTTLILWQNYLSGGVPPELGDCTNLQMLALNDNAFTGGVPRELAALPSLLKLYIYRNQLDGTIPPELGNLQSVLEIDLSENKLTGVIPAELGRISTLRLLYLFENHLQGTMPPELGQLSSIRRIDLSINNLTGTIPTVFQNLSALEYLELSDNQLHGVIPPLLGANSNLSVLDLSDNQLTGSIPPHLCKYQKLIFLSLGSNHLIGNIPQGVKTCRTLTQLRLGGNMLTGSLPIELSLLQNLTSLEMNQNRFSGPIPPEIGKFRSIERLILFNNFFVGQIPAAIGNLTELVAFNISSNQLTGPIPSELANCKKLQRLDLSRNSLTGVIPTEIGGLGNLELLKLSDNSLNGTIPSSFGGLSRLIELEMGGNCLSGQVPVELGQLAALQIALNVSHNMLSGEIPTQLGNLHMLQYLYLDNNELEGQVPSSFSDLSSLLECNLSYNNLVGSLPSTPLFEHLDSSNFLGNNGLCGIKGKACPGSSASSYSSKEAAAQKKRFLREKIISITSIVIALVSLVLIAVVCWALRAKIPELVSSEERKTGFSGPHYCLKERVTYQELMKATEDFSESAVIGRGACGTVYKAVMPDGRKIAVKKLKAQGEGSNIDRSFRAEITTLGNVRHRNIVKLYGFCSHQDSNLILYEYMANGSLGELLHGSKDAYLLDWDTRYRIALGAAEGLRYLHSDCKPQVIHRDIKSNNILLDEMMEAHVGDFGLAKLIDISNSRSMSAVAGSYGYIAPEYAFTMKVTEKCDVYSFGVVLLELLTGQSPIQPLEKGGDLVNLVRRMMNKMMPNTEVFDSRLDLSSRRVVEEMSLVLKIALFCTNESPFDRPSMREVISMLIDARASSYDSFSSPASEAHIEYDSSSPKI, via the exons ATGCACGCGGCGGCGGCCGCAATGGCGTCCTTGCTCCCGGCGGCGGTCCTCCTCTTGGCTCTTCTCAATCTCAACTCGGCTGCGGCGGATGCGGAGGGTgccgcggcggcgctgctggagtTCAAGGGCGCGCTGGAGGACGTGGACGGCCGCCTCTCGACCTGGGGCGCCgcgggggcgggcgcgggcgcgggcgtggaCCCGTGCGGGTGGGCCGGCATTGCCTGCTCCGCGGCCGGCGACGTGACCGGCGTCACGCTCCACGGCCTCAACCTGCACGGCGGCCTCTCCGCCGCCGTCTGCGCGCTCCCGCGCCTTGCCGTCCTCAACGTCTCCAAGAACGCGCTCAGGGGGCCCATCCCGCCGGGCCTCGCCGCCTGCGCCGTGCTCGAGGTCCTCGACCTCAGCACCAACGCGCTCCACGGCGGCGTCCCGCCGGACCTCTGCGCGCTCCCCGCGCTCCGCCGCCTCTTCCTCAGCGAGAACCTGCTGTTCGGCGACATCCCGCCCGCCATCGGCAACCTCACCGCGCTCGAGGAGCTCGAAATCTACAGCAACAACCTCACCGGGAGGATCCCGACCTCCGTCTCCGCGCTCCAGCGGCTGCGCGTCATCCGCGCCGGGCTCAACCAGCTCTCCGGCCCCATCCCCGTCGACCTCACCGAGTGCGCCAGCCTCGAGGTGCTCGGCCTCGCGCAGAACAACCTCGCCGGGGAGCTTCCGAGGGAGCTCTCCCGCCTCAAGAACCTCACCACATTGATCCTCTGGCAGAACTACCTCTCTGGCGGGGTGCCGCCGGAGCTCGGCGACTGCACCAACCTCCAGATGCTCGCCCTCAACGACAACGCCTTCACCGGCGGCGTGCCCAGGGAGCTCGCGGCGCTGCCGTCGCTCTTAAAGCTCTACATTTACCGGAACCAGCTCGACGGCACCATCCCGCCGGAGCTGGGAAACCTGCAGAGTGTCCTGGAGATTGACCTCTCGGAGAACAAGCTCACTGGCGTCATTCCCGCCGAGCTAGGCCGGATATCCACGCTCCGGCTACTCTACCTCTTCGAGAACCATCTGCAAGGTACCATGCCACCGGAGCTCGGCCAGCTGAGCAGCATAAGAAGGATCGACCTGTCTATCAACAACCTCACCGGCACAATTCCGACGGTGTTTCAGAACCTGAGTGCCTTGGAGTACTTGGAACTCTCTGACAACCAACTCCATGGTGTCATCCCTCCATTGTTGGGAGCCAACAGCAACCTTTCAGTGCTCGACTTGTCAGACAACCAACTGACCGGGAGCATCCCTCCTCACCTCTGCAAGTACCAGAAGCTCATTTTCTTGAGCCTCGGATCGAACCACCTCATCGGCAACATCCCTCAAGGTGTGAAGACTTGCAGGACTCTGACGCAGCTCCGGTTGGGGGGAAACATGCTGACCGGGAGCCTCCCCATCGAACTGTCGCTGCTACAGAACTTAACATCGCTTGAAATGAACCAGAACCGGTTCTCTGGGCCGATACCACCTGAGATCGGCAAGTTCAGGAGCATCGAGCGGTTAATTCTGTTCAACAACTTCTTTGTCGGACAGATCCCTGCTGCCATTGGCAACCTGACGGAGCTTGTTGCCTTCAACATTTCATCGAACCAGCTCACGGGACCAATTCCCTCGGAGCTAGCCAATTGTAAAAAGCTTCAAAGGCTTGACCTTAGTAGAAACTCACTCACTGGAGTGATTCCTACAGAGATTGGTGGGCTGGGAAACCTGGAGCTGCTCAAGTTGTCTGACAACAGTCTGAATGGAACCATTCCAAGCAGTTTTGGAGGCCTTTCAAGGCTCATAGAACTGGAGATGGGAGGCAACTGTCTGTCTGGTCAGGTCCCGGTTGagcttggtcagcttgctgcccTTCAGATTGCTCTAAATGTCAGTCACAACATGCTGTCTGGTGAGATACCGACGCAGCTAGGGAATTTGCACATGCTGCAGTACCTGTACTTGGACAACAATGAGCTTGAAGGTCAAGTTCCTTCCTCATTCAGTGACCTTTCGAGCCTGTTGGAGTGCAACCTGTCTTACAACAATCTTGTTGGGTCGCTTCCCAGCACCCCTCTGTTCGAGCACTTGGACAGCAGCAACTTCCTTGGGAACAATGGCCTTTGTGGTATCAAAGGGAAAGCATGTCCAGGTTCATCAGCATCATCTTATTCAAGCAAGGAAGCAGCAGCACAGAAGAAGCGCTTTCTCAGGGAGAAGATAATCAGCATCACCTCCATTGTCATTGCTTTGGTTTCATTGGTGCTGATCGCAGTCGTTTGCTGGGCCTTAAGAGCCAAGATACCAGAGCTTGTATCAAGTGAAGAGCGCAAGACTGGGTTTTCTGGTCCCCACTACTGCTTGAAGGAACGGGTGACCTATCAGGAGCTTATGAAAGCAACCGAGGACTTTTCAGAGAGTGCTGTGATTGGAAGAGGTGCTTGTGGCACAGTTTACAAGGCTGTGATGCCTGATGGCCGGAAAATCGCAGTCAAGAAGTTGAAGGCCCAAGGAGAAGGTTCGAACATTGACAGAAGCTTCCGAGCTGAGATAACTACACTTGGAAATGTCAGGCACCGCAACATTGTCAAGCTCTATGGCTTCTGCTCCCATCAGGACTCAAATCTTATCCTGTATGAGTACATGGCAAATGGTAGCCTGGGAGAATTGCTTCATGGCAGCAAGGATGCCTATCTACTGGACTGGGACACGCGTTACCGGATTGCTCTGGGTGCTGCTGAAGGTTTGCGGTATCTTCACAGCGACTGCAAGCCGCAGGTCATTCACCGTGATATCAAATCGAACAACATATTGCTTGATGAGATGATGGAGGCTCATGTGGGGGACTTTGGTTTGGCCAAACTTATTGACATTTCCAACTCTAGATCAATGTCTGCTGTTGCTGGTTCATATGGCTACATTGCTCCAG AGTACGCCTTTACCATGAAGGTCACTGAGAAGTGTGATGTTTATAGTTTTGGGGTAGTTTTGTTGGAACTACTGACTGGGCAATCTCCAATTCAGCCTCTTGAGAAAGGAGGAGATCTAGTGAATTTGGTGAGGCGGATGATGAACAAAATGATGCCAAATACAGAAGTGTTTGACAGCAGACTGGACCTGAGCTCGAGGAGAGTCGTGGAAGAAATGTCTCTGGTGCTAAAAATTGCATTGTTCTGCACCAATGAGTCGCCATTCGATAGGCCTAGCATGAGAGAAGTCATTTCCATGCTCATCGACGCTAGAGCGTCCTCCTATGACTCATTCTCGTCACCAGCATCCGAGGCACATATAGAAtatgattcatcatccccaaaaATTTAG
- the LOC136545185 gene encoding transcription factor PCF6-like: MEVQTVGCAGGAAGGKRGRAKGAGADAEPEAKRRAVATVPPPTGSAAAPWAQQHPASRIYRVSRASGGKDRHSKVYTAKGIRDRRVRLSVATAIQFYDLQDRLGYDQPSKAIEWLIRAAADAIDKLPSLDAAAGFPAHPASAAKDHHHAPPVGGDDDEHQQQQQLTGSGCSSTSETSKGSVLSLSRSESRVKARERARERSAVARDKDTAANANASDGTARRAAATTSAQAASFTELLTGMAAASAAAPAEHKHHQQSSVSWGQPTTVSATADYIGFAQPRKGGGHVMAHAFASPAPHLSNIASIAMAPAAQHFGLASGAVTVASGSGEPHAEMTHYSFLQDHFMPVHAAPAPASAPAIEYNLNFSMSSGLVGVNSRGTLQSNSQPHISGHHHHHQQLQRLSTPLDAPNIPFLFSPPAAAAAAPTTAEGQFAAFQLWNGFQHADMKEKGKN; this comes from the coding sequence ATGGAGGTACAAACCGTGGGCTGCGCCGGCGGCGCCGCGGGGGGAAAGCGGGGCCGGGCGAAAGGCGCGGGCGCGGACGCGGAGCCGGAGGCGAAGCGCCGCGCGGTGGCAACCGTGCCGCCGCCCACGGGTTCCGCCGCGGCGCCGTGGGCGCAGCAGCACCCGGCCTCGCGGATCTACCGCGTCTCGCGGGCGTCCGGCGGCAAGGACCGCCACAGCAAGGTGTACACGGCGAAGGGCATCCGGGACCGCCGCGTCCGCCTCTCCGTCGCCACCGCCATCCAGTTCTACGACCTGCAGGACCGCCTCGGGTACGACCAGCCCAGCAAGGCCATCGAGTGGCTCATCAgggccgccgccgacgccatCGACAAGCTCCCTTCCCTCGACGCCGCCGCGGGGTTCCCCGCGCACCCGGCCTCTGCCGCCAAGGACCACCACCACGCTCCGCCTGTCGGTGGTGACGACGACgaacaccagcagcagcagcagctcacgGGGTCCGGATGCAGTAGCACGTCGGAGACCAGCAAGGGCTCGGTGCTCTCGCTCTCCCGCTCCGAGAGCCGGGTCAAGGCACGGGAGCGCGCCAGGGAGCGGAGCGCCGTTGCCAGGGACAAGGACACCGCCGCCAACGCCAACGCCAGCGACGGCACCGCCAGGCGCGCCGCGGCTACCACCTCGGCGCAGGCGGCGTCCTTCACCGAGCTGCTCACGGGGATGGCCGcggccagcgccgccgcgcccgccgaacACAAGCACCACCAGCAGTCGTCGGTGTCCTGGGGGCAGCCGACGACTGTCTCCGCCACCGCCGACTACATCGGGTTCGCGCAGCCCCGGAAGGGCGGGGGACACGTGATGGCGCACGCCTTCGCCTCCCCCGCTCCCCACCTCAGCAACATTGCGTCCATCGCCATGGCCCCGGCGGCGCAGCACTTCGGCTTGGCCAGTGGTGCCGTCACCGTCGCCTCTGGCAGCGGCGAGCCGCACGCTGAGATGACGCACTACTCGTTCTTGCAGGACCATTTCATGCCTGTCcacgcggcgccggcgccggcgtcggcTCCCGCCATAGAATACAACCTCAACTTCTCGATGTCCTCGGGTCTTGTGGGTGTCAACAGTAGGGGGACCCTTCAGTCCAATTCGCAGCCGCACAtctccggccaccaccaccaccaccaacagctCCAGAGGCTGTCTACTCCGCTGGACGCTCCCAACATACCCTTCCTGTTCAGCCcgcccgccgctgccgctgcggcGCCCACCACGGCCGAGGGCCAATTCGCCGCGTTCCAGCTCTGGAACGGGTTTCAGCACGCAGACATGAAGGAGAAGGGCAAGAACTGA